From a single Arthrobacter sp. SLBN-112 genomic region:
- a CDS encoding cytochrome ubiquinol oxidase subunit I has protein sequence MDALEIARWQFGITTVYHFMMVPLTIGLGLVVAVIQTAWYRTGKPEYLRMTKFWGKLFLINFIMGVATGIVQEFQFGMAWSEYSRFVGDVFGAPLALEALLAFFVESTFLGLWIFGWKQLKPAIHLACLWVAVIGSALSAYFIIVANSWMQHPVGVEMINGRPVMTDAWAVFTNNTALVAVPHTLFGALAVAGGFLLGIAWYHLWRRRHDGVDTVGADGKVIPGEDVRIPGRDRADHSVWIRSLRIGAVVAMISFAGTAVTGDLQGKLMFQQQPMKMAAAEAACHDGTGFSVLSIGNVGSRNCDDVVAVIEVPGILSFLAKGDFTTEVKGVNSLLPEYKANYGTNLPDNPIYGERAGQEIEYVPVMEVTYWGFRMMIGFGGLAALAALVALWLTRRGTVPESRWLMRLAVFGILAPFGANAAGWIFTEMGRQPFVVAPNPDPSGIDQVFMFTAAAVSPGVSAGELIASLVALTAVYAVLLVVEVKLLVKYIRGGVVSAMPELGHAPVDENEDATPGPGSPGDTKPADDVLAFAY, from the coding sequence ATGGACGCCTTGGAAATCGCACGCTGGCAATTCGGTATCACCACGGTCTACCACTTCATGATGGTGCCGCTGACCATCGGCCTGGGCCTGGTGGTCGCCGTCATCCAGACCGCCTGGTACCGCACCGGCAAGCCCGAGTACCTGCGCATGACCAAGTTCTGGGGGAAGCTGTTCCTCATCAATTTCATCATGGGCGTGGCCACCGGCATCGTGCAGGAATTCCAGTTCGGCATGGCGTGGAGCGAATACAGCCGGTTCGTGGGGGACGTCTTCGGTGCCCCGCTGGCCCTTGAAGCCCTCCTGGCCTTCTTCGTCGAATCGACGTTCCTGGGCCTGTGGATCTTTGGCTGGAAGCAGCTCAAGCCCGCCATCCACCTTGCCTGCCTCTGGGTGGCCGTCATCGGGTCGGCCCTTTCCGCCTACTTCATCATCGTGGCCAACAGCTGGATGCAGCACCCGGTAGGCGTGGAAATGATCAACGGCCGGCCCGTCATGACCGATGCCTGGGCCGTGTTCACCAACAACACCGCGCTGGTGGCCGTCCCGCACACCCTCTTCGGTGCCCTGGCTGTGGCCGGCGGCTTCCTCCTGGGCATCGCCTGGTACCACCTCTGGCGGAGACGGCACGACGGCGTTGACACAGTGGGTGCCGACGGCAAGGTCATCCCGGGTGAAGACGTCCGCATCCCGGGCCGTGACCGTGCAGACCACAGCGTGTGGATCCGCTCCCTGCGGATCGGCGCAGTGGTGGCCATGATCTCCTTCGCCGGAACCGCGGTGACCGGCGACCTGCAGGGCAAGCTGATGTTCCAGCAGCAGCCCATGAAGATGGCAGCCGCAGAGGCGGCCTGCCACGACGGCACCGGTTTCTCCGTCCTGAGCATCGGAAACGTGGGATCCAGGAACTGCGACGACGTCGTGGCCGTGATCGAGGTCCCGGGCATCCTGTCCTTCCTGGCCAAGGGCGACTTCACCACCGAGGTCAAGGGTGTCAACAGCCTGCTGCCCGAATACAAGGCCAACTACGGAACCAACCTGCCGGACAATCCCATTTACGGTGAGCGCGCGGGCCAGGAGATCGAATACGTGCCCGTCATGGAAGTCACCTACTGGGGGTTCCGGATGATGATCGGCTTTGGCGGACTCGCCGCCCTGGCCGCACTGGTGGCGCTCTGGCTCACCCGCAGGGGAACCGTGCCGGAGTCGCGGTGGCTGATGCGGCTGGCTGTCTTCGGCATCCTCGCCCCGTTCGGTGCCAACGCCGCCGGATGGATCTTCACCGAAATGGGCCGCCAGCCGTTCGTCGTGGCGCCCAACCCCGACCCCAGCGGCATCGACCAGGTGTTCATGTTCACCGCCGCCGCCGTCTCACCGGGAGTCTCCGCAGGGGAACTGATCGCCTCGCTGGTTGCCCTGACCGCCGTCTACGCAGTCCTGCTGGTGGTGGAAGTCAAACTGCTGGTCAAGTACATCCGCGGCGGCGTTGTCTCCGCAATGCCAGAACTCGGCCACGCACCGGTGGACGAGAACGAGGACGCGACGCCCGGCCCCGGCAGCCCCGGCGATACAAAACCCGCCGACGACGTCCTGGCCTTCGCCTACTAG
- the cydB gene encoding cytochrome d ubiquinol oxidase subunit II → MELLPTIWFIAIAVLWTGYLFLEGFDLGVGMLMKLFARNNTERRVLLNTIGPVWDGNEVWLLTAGGATFAAFPLWYASLFSALYLPLLVVLLALIFRAVAFEYRGKVDTDSWRNRWDWAIALGSFFAAFGVGAALALTTTGLPLNANGDREGGPMAWFSGYALLGGIAVVGFALLHALAFLALKTDGEVRHRARRWFVRLLPVLLLPIAAWALAIQFMDGKPWTWTAVLLAVAAAVTAWLLARNGSEGRSFLALGAFLVLGTASIFGAVYPVVLPSTLDSAFDLTISNASSSDYTLGLMSIVAAVGLPLVIAYQAWTYWVFRRRVSAAHIPEAHSFLPAVAARAFTTKG, encoded by the coding sequence ATGGAACTGCTTCCCACCATTTGGTTCATCGCCATCGCGGTGCTGTGGACCGGCTACCTCTTCCTGGAGGGCTTCGACCTGGGCGTGGGGATGCTGATGAAGCTCTTCGCCCGCAACAACACCGAGCGCCGGGTGCTGTTGAACACCATCGGACCCGTCTGGGACGGCAACGAGGTGTGGCTGCTGACCGCCGGCGGTGCCACCTTCGCTGCCTTCCCGCTCTGGTACGCGTCGCTGTTCTCCGCGCTGTACCTCCCCCTGCTGGTGGTCCTGCTGGCCCTGATCTTCCGCGCGGTGGCCTTCGAATACCGCGGCAAGGTGGACACGGACAGCTGGCGGAACCGGTGGGACTGGGCCATCGCGCTGGGTTCCTTCTTCGCCGCCTTCGGCGTGGGCGCCGCGCTGGCCCTTACCACCACCGGCCTTCCGCTGAACGCCAACGGCGACCGCGAAGGCGGCCCGATGGCCTGGTTCAGCGGCTACGCCCTGCTGGGCGGTATCGCCGTGGTGGGGTTCGCGCTGCTCCACGCCCTGGCGTTCCTGGCCCTCAAGACCGACGGCGAGGTACGGCACCGCGCCCGCCGATGGTTCGTGCGGCTCCTGCCGGTCCTGCTGCTGCCCATCGCGGCGTGGGCCCTCGCCATCCAGTTCATGGACGGCAAACCCTGGACCTGGACCGCCGTCCTCCTGGCCGTTGCTGCTGCCGTTACTGCCTGGCTGCTGGCCCGGAACGGCTCCGAGGGCCGGTCCTTCCTGGCCCTGGGCGCCTTCCTGGTGCTCGGCACGGCATCCATCTTCGGGGCCGTGTACCCGGTGGTGCTGCCCTCCACGCTGGACAGCGCCTTTGACCTCACCATCTCCAACGCCTCCTCCTCGGACTACACCCTGGGACTGATGAGCATCGTGGCAGCTGTTGGCCTTCCCCTGGTGATCGCCTACCAAGCCTGGACCTACTGGGTCTTCCGCCGCCGCGTCAGCGCCGCCCACATCCCGGAAGCCCACAGCTTCCTGCCGGCGGTGGCCGCCAGGGCGTTCACCACCAAGGGCTGA
- the cydD gene encoding thiol reductant ABC exporter subunit CydD, which yields MRPTFPAGPATRSAIYWLGVLAALKALSLVLIGQAVASALAGLVAGNPAWATQLTAGLAGVVLRSLTVWGQAIAARRAALGVKEELRAELLARALRTGVRSSGPGDGGLAVLATRGLDALDSYYTQFLPALVNCAAVPLLLGARILFADWVSALVIVLTVPLIPVFMVLIGRYTEDSVREAQASLARLSAHMLELAKGLPVLVGLGRATAQRKALEEISDEYRTRTMGTLRTAFLSALALELIATISVAVVAVFIGVRLVHGDMPLEAGLLALLLAPDCYLPLRELGTAHHASDDGRVALAETAAVTGAPEPTPLPAAKAARPGAPLEATGLTVTYPGRSEAAVGPLTFTAPQDRITALDGPSGAGKSTILGVLAGTIGTGDGTGITGSISGLDRSTVAWVPQHPVMVAGAVLDEVLLYLSPDPGSGRDRLAAEETARRCLDRAGAAHLAAKHQAELSPGELRRVALARGLARIEAGATLLLLDEPTAHLDDASALVVEDAIRRLRGRATVILVAHNQRTRQLADLLVPVRTGSQPAPATLRDDSAGEVLPSAATGPAAAETTGGNPSNNAGTRQPAQAAPGPVRLLAALLAPVRGKFAAAALVGTLAAVFAVALSGLSGWLIIRASEQPPILYLLTAIVGVRFFGIGRAVFRYCERLLLHDAVFAALTRLRGRLWESLSRRALSLRRLLQGGNVLGTVIDDVDTVRDLLPRVVLPPITAFAVSVLAVTATAVLVPAALPAVAGAAISGLLVAPAAALWGDRKSATAEQSLRSGVLRRVTAALDARAELHANGVALRVLEPLLEEDRRATRASQRSAWADGLGHAIATAACGTAALAAAWLAAPGVLAAQVAPATAAVVVLLLLALVEPYAAMTTAVRQFPALRAVMRRVGESGALEGGGDASDGLQSVPGRAGGVPGVELVDLAAAWAGGSPVFTGVDAVAAPGRWLAVTGPSGSGKSTLLSVLLGFLPPTAGQVLVTGRAAWCPQEAHLFDSTIRGNLMLGRPSGSGAPPLTDDGLEAVLAAVGLAGLVGRLPAGLDTRIGPGGAFLSGGERQRLAVARTLLTGAEVILLDEPTAHLDAESAAAMLADLRAGLRDRTVVLVTHNPADILAGDARLDLSASSGQPRESLAASR from the coding sequence GTGCGGCCCACCTTTCCTGCCGGTCCGGCAACCCGCTCCGCCATCTACTGGCTGGGAGTCCTGGCCGCCCTCAAGGCCCTGTCCCTGGTTCTGATCGGCCAGGCCGTGGCGTCCGCCCTGGCCGGCCTGGTAGCCGGGAACCCTGCCTGGGCAACCCAGCTCACAGCCGGACTCGCCGGCGTCGTCCTCCGCTCGCTGACCGTCTGGGGCCAGGCCATCGCCGCCCGCCGCGCCGCCCTGGGAGTCAAGGAAGAACTCCGGGCGGAGCTGCTGGCGCGTGCCCTGCGCACGGGTGTCCGGTCCTCAGGCCCTGGCGACGGCGGCCTGGCGGTACTGGCAACCCGGGGACTGGACGCCCTGGACAGCTACTACACCCAGTTCCTTCCCGCGCTGGTCAACTGCGCGGCCGTGCCACTGCTGCTGGGGGCCCGGATCCTCTTCGCGGACTGGGTGAGCGCGCTGGTCATTGTCCTCACCGTGCCCCTGATCCCGGTGTTCATGGTGCTGATCGGCCGATACACCGAGGACAGCGTCCGCGAGGCGCAGGCATCGCTGGCCCGGCTGAGCGCCCACATGCTGGAGCTCGCCAAGGGCCTGCCGGTTTTGGTGGGACTGGGGCGGGCTACCGCCCAGCGCAAGGCCCTGGAGGAAATCTCCGACGAATACCGCACCCGCACCATGGGCACCCTGCGGACCGCCTTCCTGTCCGCCCTGGCCCTGGAACTCATCGCCACCATTTCGGTGGCCGTCGTGGCCGTCTTCATCGGTGTACGGCTGGTCCACGGCGACATGCCACTGGAAGCCGGCCTGCTGGCGCTCCTCCTGGCACCGGACTGCTATCTCCCGCTGCGTGAACTGGGCACCGCCCACCATGCCAGCGACGACGGCCGGGTGGCGCTCGCGGAAACCGCCGCCGTGACCGGCGCGCCGGAGCCAACACCCCTGCCGGCGGCAAAGGCCGCCAGGCCTGGTGCCCCGCTGGAGGCCACCGGACTTACCGTGACCTACCCCGGACGGTCCGAAGCAGCCGTGGGACCCCTCACCTTCACCGCGCCGCAGGACAGGATCACCGCCCTGGACGGACCCAGCGGCGCAGGCAAGAGCACCATCCTGGGCGTGCTGGCCGGAACCATCGGCACCGGCGACGGGACGGGCATCACCGGATCCATCAGCGGACTGGACCGCAGTACCGTGGCCTGGGTGCCGCAGCACCCCGTCATGGTGGCAGGCGCCGTCCTGGACGAGGTGCTGCTGTACCTTTCGCCGGACCCCGGCTCCGGACGGGACCGGTTGGCCGCCGAAGAGACTGCCCGCCGCTGCCTTGACCGCGCCGGCGCCGCCCACCTGGCCGCGAAGCACCAGGCGGAGCTGAGCCCCGGCGAGCTGCGTCGCGTGGCCCTGGCCCGCGGGCTGGCCAGGATCGAGGCCGGCGCCACCCTCCTGCTGCTGGATGAGCCCACCGCCCACCTGGACGATGCTTCCGCGCTCGTTGTGGAGGACGCCATCCGGCGGCTCCGCGGCCGGGCCACCGTGATCCTGGTTGCCCACAACCAGCGCACCCGGCAGCTCGCAGACCTGCTGGTGCCGGTGCGAACGGGGAGCCAACCCGCGCCGGCAACACTCCGGGATGACAGCGCTGGCGAGGTCCTGCCCTCTGCCGCCACGGGCCCCGCTGCCGCAGAGACAACCGGGGGCAACCCAAGCAACAACGCCGGTACCCGCCAGCCCGCCCAGGCCGCACCTGGCCCGGTCCGCCTCCTGGCCGCCCTCCTGGCGCCGGTGCGGGGAAAGTTCGCCGCCGCCGCTTTGGTCGGCACCCTGGCGGCCGTCTTCGCCGTCGCGCTTTCCGGCCTTTCCGGCTGGCTCATCATCCGCGCCAGCGAGCAGCCGCCCATCCTCTACCTCCTGACCGCCATCGTGGGCGTCCGGTTCTTCGGCATCGGCCGGGCCGTCTTCCGCTACTGCGAGCGGCTGCTGCTGCACGATGCCGTCTTTGCCGCACTCACCCGTCTGCGCGGCCGGCTCTGGGAGTCACTGAGCCGCAGGGCCCTGTCGCTGCGCCGGCTCCTGCAGGGCGGCAACGTGCTGGGGACGGTCATTGACGACGTGGACACGGTCCGCGACCTCCTTCCCCGCGTGGTCCTGCCGCCCATCACGGCGTTTGCAGTGTCCGTCCTGGCCGTGACCGCCACCGCCGTCCTGGTCCCGGCAGCCCTTCCCGCGGTGGCCGGTGCGGCCATCAGCGGCCTGCTGGTGGCGCCCGCGGCCGCCCTCTGGGGCGATCGAAAATCCGCCACCGCCGAGCAGTCCCTTCGCTCCGGCGTCCTGCGCCGCGTGACGGCGGCCCTGGACGCGCGCGCCGAACTGCACGCAAATGGCGTGGCACTCCGCGTGCTTGAGCCGCTGCTGGAAGAAGACCGCCGCGCCACGCGCGCATCCCAGCGCTCCGCCTGGGCCGACGGCCTGGGACATGCAATCGCCACGGCCGCCTGCGGCACCGCTGCGCTGGCCGCCGCATGGCTGGCGGCTCCCGGCGTCCTCGCGGCCCAGGTGGCCCCGGCCACGGCAGCCGTCGTGGTCCTCCTGCTGCTCGCGCTGGTGGAACCGTACGCAGCGATGACGACGGCGGTCCGCCAGTTCCCGGCGCTCCGTGCCGTCATGCGCAGGGTGGGGGAGTCGGGGGCCCTTGAGGGCGGCGGCGACGCGTCCGATGGGCTGCAGTCCGTTCCCGGCCGGGCGGGCGGTGTGCCCGGCGTTGAACTGGTGGACCTTGCCGCGGCGTGGGCGGGCGGCTCCCCGGTCTTCACAGGCGTGGACGCGGTGGCTGCTCCGGGGCGGTGGCTGGCAGTGACCGGGCCCTCGGGTTCGGGAAAGTCCACCCTGCTCTCGGTGCTGCTGGGGTTCCTGCCGCCAACTGCGGGCCAGGTGCTTGTCACCGGCCGCGCGGCATGGTGCCCGCAGGAGGCGCACCTTTTCGACTCCACCATCCGCGGCAACCTGATGCTGGGCCGGCCGTCCGGAAGCGGTGCACCGCCCCTGACGGACGACGGACTGGAAGCCGTCCTGGCCGCCGTCGGACTTGCCGGCCTGGTGGGCCGGCTCCCGGCGGGGCTGGACACCCGGATTGGTCCCGGCGGTGCCTTCCTGAGCGGCGGTGAGCGCCAGCGGCTGGCCGTGGCACGGACCCTGCTCACAGGTGCGGAGGTGATCCTGTTGGATGAGCCCACCGCCCACCTGGACGCGGAGTCTGCGGCCGCCATGCTGGCGGACCTGCGCGCAGGGCTGCGGGACCGCACCGTGGTGCTGGTCACCCACAACCCGGCGGACATCCTGGCCGGCGACGCCCGGCTTGACCTTTCGGCATCATCCGGACAGCCCCGGGAATCGCTGGCCGCTTCCCGCTAG
- a CDS encoding DinB family protein: MPIVPDAKDWTWVLSRPCPECSFDASTATPSTVPGSIESMIPRWRAVLRRPDAAQRPDDDTWSALEYACHVRDVFALFDQRLNLMLAEDGARFEDWDQDRTAVEKDYANAEPSEVARELAAEGHQAAEAFARVREEDWGRRGLRSNGSEFTVLTLSQYFLHDVVHHLHDVDG, translated from the coding sequence ATGCCTATCGTTCCTGATGCCAAGGACTGGACCTGGGTCCTGTCCCGCCCCTGCCCGGAATGCTCCTTCGACGCCTCCACGGCCACGCCATCAACGGTTCCCGGGAGCATCGAAAGCATGATCCCCCGGTGGCGGGCCGTCCTCCGCCGGCCGGACGCAGCGCAGCGCCCCGACGACGACACATGGTCGGCACTGGAGTATGCGTGCCATGTGCGGGACGTCTTCGCACTCTTCGACCAGCGGCTGAACCTGATGCTGGCCGAAGACGGCGCCCGTTTCGAGGATTGGGACCAGGACCGGACGGCCGTTGAGAAGGACTACGCCAACGCCGAACCATCCGAGGTGGCCCGCGAACTGGCGGCGGAAGGCCACCAGGCTGCTGAGGCCTTCGCCCGCGTTCGGGAAGAGGACTGGGGACGCAGGGGGCTGCGCAGCAACGGCTCGGAGTTCACTGTCCTCACGCTCTCCCAATACTTCCTGCACGACGTCGTCCACCACCTTCACGACGTCGACGGCTAA
- a CDS encoding DNA gyrase/topoisomerase IV subunit A, producing the protein MARRQSSQPIVESDYTENIVDIDVTSEMQGSFLEYAYSVIYSRALPDARDGLKPVQRRILYMMSDMGLRPDRGHVKSARVVGEVMGKLHPHGDAAIYDAMVRMAQDFSLRLPLIDGHGNFGSLDDGPAAPRYTEARLAAAALTLTNHLDEDVVDFVPNYDNQLTQPDVLPAAFPNLLVNGATGIAVGMATNMAPHNLVEVISAARHLIANPDATLDDLMRFVPGPDLPSGGRIVGLDGIRDAYATGRGSFKTRAKVEVEQLSARRTGLVVTELPYMVGPEKVIEKIKDAVNAKKLTGISDIVDLTDRKHGLRLVIELKNGFNPNAVLHQLYRYTPMEDSFGINNVTLVDGQPQTLGLVDLLRVYVNHRINVVRRRTVFRLGKKKDRLHLVEGLLIAIVDIDEVIQIIRSSDEASAARERLMSIYDLTEIQANYILELRLRQLTKYSRIELEKEQDELRREIAELQAILDSEELLRTVVSDELGAIAEEHGTPRRTVLLESEAVAPTVASAELVAANGKKGKAAPLALEIADDPCWAILTASGQVARTSNQEPLAEAGPRSKHDVYASVVKTSARGEIAAVTSLGRMLRLQVMDMPVLPPVTGLPNLAGGVPAKEFLTLVKGETLVAFVRLDEVLAIGTAQGVVKRVQPDYPLNREDWEVITLKDKDVVVGVAPAGDDDAELVFLTREAQLLKFPAAVVRPQGRTAGGMAGIKLAAGDQVIFFGAVQPKDEAAVVVTIAGTNGALPGTAPGTAKVTALSEYPAKGRATAGVRSHRFLKGEDMLLLAWAGHGPAKASSAAGVARSLPQEHGRRDGSGVPLSQAVEAVGPAMAWTDGPAEEA; encoded by the coding sequence ATGGCACGCCGCCAAAGTTCACAGCCCATCGTGGAGAGCGACTACACGGAAAACATCGTCGATATCGATGTGACGTCCGAAATGCAGGGCTCCTTCCTGGAGTACGCATACTCGGTGATCTACTCCCGTGCCCTCCCCGACGCCCGTGACGGGCTGAAGCCGGTGCAGCGCCGCATCCTGTACATGATGAGCGACATGGGCCTGCGCCCGGACCGGGGCCACGTCAAGAGTGCCCGCGTGGTGGGCGAAGTCATGGGCAAGCTGCACCCGCACGGCGACGCCGCCATCTATGACGCCATGGTGCGCATGGCGCAGGACTTCTCGCTGCGGCTGCCGCTGATTGACGGCCACGGCAACTTCGGCTCGCTCGACGACGGCCCGGCAGCGCCGCGGTACACCGAGGCCCGGCTGGCGGCGGCCGCCCTCACCCTCACCAACCACCTCGACGAAGACGTGGTGGACTTCGTCCCCAACTACGACAACCAGCTGACCCAGCCGGACGTCCTTCCCGCCGCATTCCCCAACCTGCTGGTCAACGGTGCCACCGGCATCGCCGTCGGCATGGCCACCAACATGGCCCCGCACAACCTGGTGGAGGTCATCTCCGCCGCCCGGCACCTGATTGCCAACCCGGACGCTACCCTCGATGACCTCATGCGGTTCGTCCCGGGCCCTGACCTGCCCAGCGGCGGCCGCATCGTTGGCCTGGACGGCATCCGCGACGCCTACGCCACCGGCCGCGGCTCCTTCAAGACCCGCGCAAAGGTGGAGGTGGAACAGCTCTCCGCACGCCGTACCGGCCTGGTGGTCACCGAACTGCCGTACATGGTGGGCCCGGAAAAGGTGATCGAGAAGATCAAGGATGCCGTCAACGCCAAGAAACTGACCGGTATCAGCGACATCGTGGACCTGACCGACCGCAAGCACGGGCTGCGGCTGGTCATCGAGCTCAAGAACGGCTTCAACCCGAACGCGGTCCTGCACCAGCTCTACCGGTACACGCCGATGGAGGACTCCTTCGGCATCAACAACGTCACGTTGGTGGACGGCCAGCCGCAGACGCTTGGCCTGGTGGACCTGTTGCGCGTCTACGTCAACCACCGCATCAACGTGGTCCGGCGCCGGACTGTCTTCCGGCTCGGGAAGAAGAAGGACCGCCTCCACCTGGTGGAGGGCCTCCTCATCGCCATCGTGGACATCGATGAGGTCATCCAGATCATCAGGTCTTCCGACGAGGCCTCAGCAGCGCGTGAGCGCCTGATGTCCATCTACGACCTCACCGAGATCCAGGCCAACTACATCCTGGAACTGCGCCTCCGCCAGCTCACCAAGTATTCGCGGATCGAGCTGGAGAAGGAACAGGACGAACTCCGCCGCGAAATCGCGGAGCTGCAGGCCATCCTGGACTCCGAGGAGCTGCTCCGCACCGTGGTCTCCGACGAACTCGGAGCCATTGCCGAGGAACACGGCACCCCGCGCCGGACCGTGCTGCTGGAATCCGAGGCCGTGGCCCCCACCGTTGCGTCCGCCGAGCTCGTGGCGGCCAATGGCAAAAAGGGCAAGGCCGCGCCGCTGGCACTGGAGATCGCTGACGACCCCTGCTGGGCCATCCTCACCGCCTCCGGGCAGGTGGCCCGCACCAGCAACCAGGAGCCGCTGGCCGAGGCAGGGCCCCGGAGCAAGCATGACGTGTACGCCTCCGTAGTGAAGACCTCGGCCCGCGGTGAAATCGCGGCCGTCACCTCGCTGGGCCGCATGCTGCGCCTCCAGGTCATGGACATGCCGGTCCTGCCGCCGGTGACCGGCCTGCCCAACCTGGCGGGAGGCGTCCCGGCCAAGGAGTTCCTCACCCTGGTGAAGGGCGAAACCCTGGTGGCGTTCGTACGCCTTGACGAGGTCCTGGCCATCGGCACGGCCCAGGGCGTGGTGAAGCGCGTCCAGCCGGACTACCCGCTGAACCGCGAGGACTGGGAAGTCATCACCCTCAAGGACAAGGACGTGGTGGTGGGGGTGGCTCCCGCCGGAGACGACGACGCCGAACTGGTGTTCCTCACCAGGGAGGCCCAGCTGCTGAAGTTCCCCGCCGCCGTCGTCCGCCCCCAGGGACGCACCGCCGGCGGCATGGCCGGGATCAAGCTCGCCGCGGGCGACCAGGTGATCTTCTTCGGCGCCGTCCAGCCCAAGGACGAGGCCGCCGTCGTGGTCACCATCGCCGGCACCAACGGCGCCCTGCCGGGCACCGCCCCGGGCACGGCCAAGGTCACGGCGTTATCCGAGTATCCGGCCAAGGGACGTGCCACCGCCGGGGTCCGGTCGCACCGGTTCCTCAAGGGTGAGGACATGCTTCTGCTCGCCTGGGCGGGACACGGGCCGGCCAAGGCATCATCCGCTGCAGGCGTGGCGCGGTCCCTGCCCCAGGAACACGGCCGCCGCGACGGTTCGGGCGTCCCGCTTTCCCAGGCGGTTGAAGCCGTGGGCCCGGCCATGGCATGGACGGACGGCCCGGCAGAGGAGGCGTAG